The Numenius arquata chromosome 11, bNumArq3.hap1.1, whole genome shotgun sequence genomic interval CCGCACCGGCCCCGTCCGACGGCGGCCTCCCcgggcccggggtggggggcccGGCCCCGTCCCCCATCGGGAAACCGTTCGCGCTCGCTTTTCTCCCGAAATCCCCCAAACGAAAGCGGCGGCCCGGTTGCCCCCCCGGGGCTGAGCagccggcgggggcggcgcccggggccgcgccATCGATGCGCACCGGCCtcccgccccccagccccccccccggcccgctttACCCTTCGCCTCGGGGGCGCACAGGTACGCGGCCGGGGCTCCCAGGGAGGCGGCGGTCTTCAGCGGCTGCAGGTGCTCCCCCCGGTCCGGCGCGTACACCTACAAAACAAGGAGtcagggcggcggcgggggccctGGGGCCCGTCCCGCGGGGACCCCCGGGGGCagagacagccccccccccccccgcccgccccaggCCCCGCACCTCGTAGGCGCCCCTGCTGCTGCTCCGCTCGGGGCTGCCGTCGGGCTGCTGGCCGCCCTCCTCCGCCGTCGGCTCGCACGCCTTCTCCTCGGGCCCGTCGGCCCCGGCGGGCGGCAGCGGCTCCTCGGTCCCGGCCAGcagccggggcggcggcggctcccgtccctcggggggggcggcggcgtcctcctcctcgtcctccggGAAGCGGTTGGACTCCACGTCCACCTCGGGCTCCTCGGCCGTGTCCCCCCCGGGGGAAAGCGAGCGGTAGCTGGAGCTGCCCTCGCTGAGGAAGTCCGGGGAGAGGTAGCCGgggccgcggggcccggcgccgccgtACGCCTCCCGGGTGCCGTAGAGCTTGGCGATGCTCTCGGCGTCCTTCACCACCGGGCGGAAGGCGGAGAGGTAGCTGCCCTTCCTGGGCAGGGGCAGCGGGGGGAGCAGCGCCTCGTCCCCGGAGCGCTCCTCCTCGCCCGCCGCCCGCGACAGCGCGCTGGGGCAGCGCTCGCCCTCCGCCCCGGCGCCTTCCTGGGGGGTAGCGCTGCTCCTCCCGCTGCCCGACGGCTCCGAGCCCTCCAGCTCGCCGTGCCGCCCCGACAAACCCGGCGgttcggccgccgccgctgccgccgccgccgccgccgccaccaccacggCGGTGGCCGCCGCCTTGGCCTGGCTCTGCGCCGGGTAGGGGGGCACGGGCAGGCTACCGGCGGCCGGCCAGAAGACGGGGAAGGAGGGGTAGACGCCGCTGTCCTTGGCGGCTCCGGGCTGGTGGGGCGGCTGGGCCGGTTGGTGCGGGTGAGGGTGCGGGGGTCCCCAAAACATGCCGGGGGGCAGCGCGCCGCCCTTGCCCGCctcgccgccccccgcgccgcccaGCGCGTCCTCCTGCTTTTTGGGGCAGAGTCCGAAAGCGGCGGCGGGGAAGCCGTAGGGGTGGGGGaagagcggcggcggcagcttcTGCAGCATCCCGAAGCCCTTGCTGGGCACCGGGATCACCGGGTAGCTGCGcaccccgcccgccccgccgtgcccccccgccgccccgccgtgCGCCGCCGGTAGCCCCAGCGCCCCGCGATCGCCCGCCGGCTCCTGCCCGCTGCAGCGCAGGCTCTTGTGCGCCGGGGCCAGCTcggggccggcgggcggcggcgggtgcAAGGCGGCCTTGGCGGCCGGGGAACCGGCGCCGggcccgccggcggccgcccctTGCAGGGAGAAGGTCCGCTTGCGGGTGCCGCCGTTGAACATGGCCTTGACATCCTCCCAGGCGTGCGACAGCTCCTCGGTGGCCGTCTTGTCGCTGAGCTTGAGGTGGCGGCGCCAGGAGTTGAAGTTGGCGGCGTCGGGCTGGGTGTACTTGGAGTCCGGGGTGCGGTGGGAGTGGAAGATGAACTTGTTGGGGGAGAAGTACATGCTGCAGTAGCTGCACTTGATGCACTTGGCGCGGGAGCTGTTGTATCGGGCCGGGATGAAGCTGCCCCGGGAGCCCCAGGCGCACTCGTGCACCACGTCGAAGGCGAAGTTCTCGGGCAGCTTGGGCGGCTTGTGCTCGCCCAGGAAGGACTTGCAGAGCCGCTCCGCCTCCCGCTTGGTGATCATGCCGCAGCGGCGGGAGGAGATGGGCATGGCCCCGGCCCGCCGCAGGATCTCCAGCTGCACCGGCGTGCACTGCACGCAGGTGATGCCCAGGGCCACCCGCCGGTTGTGGATCTCATTGTAGCTGTAGTTCTTGAGCAGCGTGTTGGAGATCTGCGCCAGGCACAGCCGCTCCTGCCCGTCGATGACCAGGGACACGATGGGCACGCCGTACAGAGAGGTCTCACCCACTTGGTTGGGCTTGAGGGTATTGGAGCCCTGGTACGGCTGCAGCTCTTGCTTTGAATTTGGGGAGGAGCTTGCATCTCTCCCATTTCCCATCTGACTGGCGATCGCCTCCATTCCCCCCCAAAACGCCCCTGCAAAACAAAATCCGAGAAAGGCGCGGGTTAGAAACGCTcccggggccccgccgccgccgccgccgcgcccggcccgCCGCTCCCGGACCCCCGGCTGCTCCCGCTCGGCgctgccggccccggcccggagcaccccccgccccgggcgctGCCGCAGGACCCTCCCCGCCGCGGGCGGGCCGGCCGGAGGGGTCTGGCGGAGCCGTAGCGCAtcccccgcgccgcggccgcCGGTACCGAGCCCCGCCGCATCCGCCGCCGGGCGCGGACCTGCGGCCGGGAGGCCCCGGGAACCCGGCGGCTGCGGCCGCCCGGAGCAAGGGCGTCCCGGGGGCGGGGGTgtcaccccgcccccccccccccccggccccgggtcCCCAGGAGGTGCCGCGTCCCTTCCCTTTGTGCCGGCTCGCCGAGCCGTGCCGGGCCGCCCGTTGCGGCGAGCCCCGGGCGGACTCCAACGAAAGGCGCCGGAGGATGCCACCGGCGCgtcccgcggcggcggggccggggggagccgagccccgggccgggccgggcgggccgAAACTTGCCGCTCGGTGCCCGCtggcgggcggagcggggcggcgggcgcggccggCCGGGAGCCCCTTTGTCGTGTCTCCGGCAGGCGATTAGGAGCGGGCGGATtagggggccggggcgggcaggaCCCGCAGCACGTAGCGGCAGAAGGGCAGCAGCGAGCCGGGCAAATTGGCTTAGCGGGCAGGGCTCACGGCGGTAAGCCGCTTCCGTGGTAATTACACGAAATAACGGGGAGCGCCTCCCGAAGACGCGCCCCGATTTCTCCCCCCCGGCGTCCCCGTCCCCTCTCCATCCGCTCCCACTTACCGctcggcggagcccggctggacGTGCAGACTCTCCTCGGGGCTAGGGGCCGCAGCCCGGCGCCGGGGCCGCCATCGGCCggtggggggatggggtgggggggaggggggcccgTCCCCACCGAGCCCTTTTCCCGCGGGCAGCcgccggggcgcggggcgggcgggcagcggagCGCCCTTCACCGACGCctcggggccgccgcccgccccgccgccgccgcgtccGCCCGGGCGAGATGCAACAAGAGCGAGTGACCAGCCGCGCCACCGAGGGAGGATCCGGATCCGTACTTGGAGACGCTGCACATTGATCCGGTGACAGCTAAAATAACGGGAAGACACACCCACTTAGCACCAGCATATTTACATTAACTGCCTCCGGGACCCCGCGGCCGTCAATCACCGATGCGCTCCAGTCAATCACGGCGCGGCTTTAAGGCACGGCGgaacggggagggagggagggagaagggggggggggggggccgtggggggcCGCCACCGAGCGGGGACCCGCCCGGGCTGCCCGAGGTAAGAGCGGGGATCAGCCCCGGGCCGCACCTGCGCggggctccgcgccgctccgcgcctccctccctcccccagacccccccctccccggggataCCCACACCGCGGGAGGGGAGCGATGCTCGTTGAAAGTTTGCGTGGGGAGAGGGCGGCAACGAAAAGAGGAGCCCGGGGGGGGTGGCGGAGGTGCCCCATCGAAATCGGGGATGCGCTGCTaccgcgcaccccccccccccgccctgcgccTCACCGGGATGCGCGCTCCGCCGGCGGGGCGCGGGTGCGGGAGCGGCACCGGGGGTGagggttgggaggggggggacatCGGGGCGGCAACGAAATCGCCGGGAGGCGAGGACGGGGGGGGGCGCGCCCGTGTTTTTTCGTTCCCCACGGGGGCCCACTCCACGCCGGCAGGACCGGCGGCCACCGGAGCGGGGGGTTCCCCCCCGCTCCGGTGGCCGCCGGTCCTGCCGGCGTGGCGGGGGCCCATAGCCACGTCCCTGCCCTGGTTGGGTTCCCGCATGCAGCGCTCGTCACGGCCACGTTAATTAAACTGTAATTAATCATCGCGTCCGGCCGCGATCGGCGCAATTACACTGATCAAACAGAAGTTAATAACGGCGCGGATCGCCCCCAGCTATCACTTTTGTgtatcccccccacccccctccctttccccgccATCACCAGCGGCGCCGGGAGGATGCGGCGGAACCGGCGCGGAGCGAAACGCAGGTGCGGAGCCACCCATCTCCTCCGCGCTTCCCGGGCCGCCGCGGTTGAACCGGCCTCGCTCCTCACGGGAAAGCGGCCGCGGCTCCCCCCGGGACGTCCCGTcgtgggggggagggtggggggtgaggagggaCGCGGACCGGGTGTTGCTGGCCGGGCCTTGCGGCGCGGCCTTCCCGCAACGATCGCAACCCGAGCCGGTAATTATTCCTCgccttttaattatttatctcccccccccatcctccggCTCAGCGGACGCAGAGCGCGGTGAGACGCGCCCGCCCTGGGGTCGAgcccccccccttgcccctcTCGCCGCCGGGTTTCGGGTGATCCCACGGCCTTAAATACCCGCAGTGGCTGCGGAACCGTCTGCGAGGCCGCGCCGGGCTGCGAGGCaccgggagcgggcggcggcgcgtCCGGAGCCGCTACCCCCCGTTCTCGGAGCCTCTCCCGCGGCGGCACgtcggggggccggggggctccgGGAGGATGCGGCTctgccccggccccctccgccgtGCCGTTCCCCGGGCCGTGCGGCCGCCCCGCTGCCCGCAGAGCTCCTCCGGAGCCCGGAGCGGCGGAGCCGGCCCGCGGCTCGCCCCGACGGCGGTGCGGCAGCGCGGAGCCCCGGGGCGGGGaccggctccggccccgccgctccggcCGCTCTCCCCGCCGGCGCCCCGCTCCTCGCAGCCGCCGTATCTTTTAACAGTTGAATTGACTGCAGTTTTTGTCAGTTAATTAGGTTTAATTTACATAATTAGTACAGTATAAAGAGTATTGGGGATAATCAGGAGGTACGTCTCGCTTACTGTGTAAACACGGATTCGGAATTAAAAATCAGATGTAATTAAGGCGTGTGCGCGCGGCTTTTAATTGTAATGAATTTCTAATTAACGCTCAACGATCGCCGCACGCGAGAGCCGGGACGTTtgcgggctccgccgccgccccgggggcccCCCCGGGGGCCGCCGAGCGGGCCGGGGTGCGCGGCCGCGGAAGGGGCGCGGAGGAGCCGCGGACGGCGGAGAGGCGACGGGCAGGGCGGTGCGCCCCGACgggacaccccccacacacacacccacccccccccctcgggCCGGTGCCGCTGGCAGGCGAGGCCGGCGGATAATTTAGGTTAAAACTTAGGAAGCCGTGTCACGggtgtataaataaataatcacGCGGGGACGGCGGCGAAAGGCCCCTCTCTCCTGGAGGGCTGTGCCGAGATTGCCACATAAATCACGGCGGTCTAATTCAGTGGAAGTTTAATAAACGCCTCCTATT includes:
- the SKOR1 gene encoding SKI family transcriptional corepressor 1 gives rise to the protein MEAIASQMGNGRDASSSPNSKQELQPYQGSNTLKPNQVGETSLYGVPIVSLVIDGQERLCLAQISNTLLKNYSYNEIHNRRVALGITCVQCTPVQLEILRRAGAMPISSRRCGMITKREAERLCKSFLGEHKPPKLPENFAFDVVHECAWGSRGSFIPARYNSSRAKCIKCSYCSMYFSPNKFIFHSHRTPDSKYTQPDAANFNSWRRHLKLSDKTATEELSHAWEDVKAMFNGGTRKRTFSLQGAAAGGPGAGSPAAKAALHPPPPAGPELAPAHKSLRCSGQEPAGDRGALGLPAAHGGAAGGHGGAGGVRSYPVIPVPSKGFGMLQKLPPPLFPHPYGFPAAAFGLCPKKQEDALGGAGGGEAGKGGALPPGMFWGPPHPHPHQPAQPPHQPGAAKDSGVYPSFPVFWPAAGSLPVPPYPAQSQAKAAATAVVVAAAAAAAAAAAEPPGLSGRHGELEGSEPSGSGRSSATPQEGAGAEGERCPSALSRAAGEEERSGDEALLPPLPLPRKGSYLSAFRPVVKDAESIAKLYGTREAYGGAGPRGPGYLSPDFLSEGSSSYRSLSPGGDTAEEPEVDVESNRFPEDEEEDAAAPPEGREPPPPRLLAGTEEPLPPAGADGPEEKACEPTAEEGGQQPDGSPERSSSRGAYEVYAPDRGEHLQPLKTAASLGAPAAYLCAPEAKEQDKEDNHSAAEDLETRKSYQDQRNVSHPSPVNTDRGEDGLGMDVAGTQLVEKDIENLARDELQKLVLEQMELRKKLERDFQSLKDNFQDQMKRELAYREEMVQQLQIVRDTLCNELDQERKARYAIQQKLKEAHDALHHFSCKMLTPRHCTGNCSFKPPLLPQ